The Gemmatimonadota bacterium genome includes the window ACCGCTTGGTGGGTCTGGGTCATGTCGATGACGCCGTGGACAATCAGCGGGCCGATGACGACGAGGGACCACAACACGCCGGGCCAGAACACGGCAATGCCCACCACCACCAGGGTGACGAGCGCAATGCCCACGACAAGAGGAAGATGCCGGGGCCGGCACTGACGCGGAAGGTCAGCCGCGAAGGTCGAGCTCGGGTTCAAACCCGGCCCATCTCCACCAATTTGCTTGACAAAACCAGTACAAGCGTGCAACGTACCTGTATGTCACATGGACAGCATGGCCGGTGTATGACAAACGGGTCAGGACCAACAAGGAGGTTAGGGATGGAGTTCCTAGGAATCGGAAGCAGCGTGCTCATCGCGTTGGGGCTTCTCAATGTCTGGGTCTTGCGAGCCGGGAAGCCGACCGCATGGCGCGGCCAAAACGCCCAAACGCTCCGTGAGGAGTTCGCCACCTATGGACTGCCTCCGTGGTCGGTGACCGCGGTCGGGATCGCCAAAGTCACTTTGGCCATCCTGCTCTTGGCTGGGATCTGGTGGCCGACCGTTTCTCGGCCGGCGGCACTTGGGACCGCGGTCTTGATGCTCGGTGCCGTGTCGATGCATCTCAAAGTTCGCGATCCCATCAAGAAGTCGCTGCCCGCGTTGGCGTTGCTCGGCCTGTCTTGCCTTGTGGCCTTCCTGTGACGGGCCCCGGCGTGACCAAACCATCTTCGGGAGTTCCCAACATGCAGCGACGTAAGCTTCGAGTTCGTGCGGGGCTGGGCATCCTTGGGGCGGCGTTCGTCTCATTCCTGTTGTCCATCACGCTCTGGTTTACCGGCAGCCGCGAGCAAGGCGCTTTCGTCGGTCTGTGGGTGCCGTCGATTCTCTCCTTTGGCACCGTCGCTCTTCTGATGATCGGAGATCAACGTGAGTGACCTCGCGCTGTTTGCCATGGGCGTCGCGGTTTCGATTCCAGTGGGGGTCTGCATCGTCGGCCTGGTAATGGCGGCGATCAGGGACGGACGCGACAACGACCACTTGTAGGGGAAGCTCCGCGCCGGAGAACCGGATTCCTCTCCACCCGGCAAGCGAACCCTTTCGCTCAGATGGCCCCATCCTCTGGTAACGCCTGGCTGCTGCTCGTCCACTGCGCGACGACGTTGTTCATGCTGGGTGTCATCTGGTTCGTGCAAATCGTTCACTACCCTTTGTTCCAGCACGTCGGCGACAGCGGATTCGTGGAATACGAGCGGCGGCACACCCGCCGGACCGGCTGGGTCGTTGCGCTGCCGATGGTCGCCGAGTTGGCGAGCGCCGTCGTCCTCGCCTGGCGGATGGGGGGCGTCCTTGCTTGGGGTGGGCTTTCCGTCTTGGGGCTGATCTGGGTGAGCACCGGCTTCTGGCAGGTACCCGCCCACCGACGGCTTGAGGGTGGGTTCGACGTCGCGACCCACCGCAGGCTGGTACGGATGAACTGGGTCCGAACTGTGGCCTGGTCGGCCAGGGCCGTCCTCGCGTTAGCCCTGCTGGCCGGGGCACGCTGAATGTCACCTGCGCCGAAGATCGGTGCCGCCTGGCGCCGATAAAGAAGAGTCATGGGGCCTTTCCGGGGGAGCGCCGGCCGGCCGGGGTCCGCGTGCCCGAGGTGGATCGTCGCGAGGCCCAAGGCCGAGCCATCGGCCTGTCCCAGCTTGACGCCCGTCCCGCGGACTGGGCATGCATTTCAGCTGGACCGCTCTGCGCGGCCTCGCTAAGTTGGTCGGCATGCCTCCGCGCAACCGCTCGTTCCGCGGCAACAAAGCCGCGTTGCCGAGCAAACCCTGCGTGGCGTGCGGCTTGCCAATGAGTTGGCGTCGCAAGTGGGCAAAAAACTGGGCCGCCGTGAAGTACTGCTCCAAGGCATGTCGTCACGCCAAGGCGCCGCGTGGCTGAACTGCGCGTCTTGATCGTGGTCTTGGGTGACCAGCTCGATCTCGAAGCCGCCGCGTTCGACGGCTTCGATGCGGGTGTCGACGCCGTCTGGATGGCCGAGGTGGCTGACGAGTCGACCCACGTGTGGTCGAGCAAACCGCGAACGGCCATGTTCCTGGCGGCAATGCGGCACTTCGCGCTGGCCCTGCAAGCTGCCGGCCGGCCGCTCCACTACACCCGGCTGGATGCTGCCGGCAACGGCGGCACCCTGGGCGCCCAATTGCAGGCCGACGTCGAGCGCCTCCGGCCCGCCCGACTGGTGATGACCGCACCGGGCGACTGGCGGGTGCTGCAAGCGATCAACGCCGTGGCCAAGTCCAACCGTCTGCCGCTGGAGGTCCGCGAGGACCGCCACTTCTTCAGTAGCGTCCGCGACTTCGCCGCCCATGCCAAAGGCCGCAAATCGCTCCGCATGGAGTACTTCTATCGCGAGCAGCGGAAGCGACATGATGTGCTGATGCAGGCCGGTGAGCCCCTCGGCGGCCAATGGAACTTCGACGCCGAGAACCGCGAGGCCTTCGGCGCTGCCGGTCCGGGTAAGGTGCCGCCGCGCCGGTCCTTCAAACCCGATGCGGTCACTCGCGAGGTGATCGCGCTGGTCAATACCCGTTTCGCGCCGCACCCCGGCCGGCTGGACCGCTTCGACTGGCCGGTGACCCGGGCGCAGGCGCTCAAGTCCTTGCGCGCCTTCATCACGGAGCGCCTGCCGTTGTTCGGGCGCTACCAGGACGCGATGTGGCCGGGCGACCCGTGGCTGTACCATTCGCACCTGTCGGCCGCGCTCAACCTGAAGCTGCTGAACCCCCGCGAAGTGGTGGCTGCAGCCGAACGGGCGTACCACGACGGGCAGGCGCCACTGGCCAGTGTCGAGGGCTTCATCCGCCAGATTCTTGGGTGGCGCGAATACGTGCGCGGCATCTACTGGACCCAGATGCCCGAGTACCGGGAGCGAAACGCCCTTGGCGCGGCGGAAGATCTGCCCGCCTGGTACTGGACCGGCGCCACAGACATGGCGTGCCTCGGCGATGCGCTGACCCAGACGCTGGCGTACGGCTACGCCAATCACATCCAGCGGTTGATGGTCACCGGTCTCTACGCGCTGATGCTGGGGGTGCAGCCCAAGCAGGTGCACGCTTGGTACCTGGCGGTTTATGTCGACGCAGTGGAGTGGGTCGAGTTGCCCAACACCCTGGGGATGAGCCAGTACGCCGACGGCGGCGTGATGGGCAGCAAGCCCTACATCGCCACCGGCAAGTATATCCAGCGGATGAGCCCGCACTGCAAGGCCTGCTGCTACGACCCCGCACTCCGCAGCGGCGACCGAGCGTGCCCGTTCACCACCTTGTACTGGGACTTCCTGATGCGCCATGAATCGACGTTGGCCAGGAACCCGCGCATGGCGCTGCAAGTGAAGAACGTGGCCCGCCTGACCGATGCCGAGAAGCAGGCGGTGACCGCCAGGGCGGCCGCGATCCGTCGTGGCGAGGTCGGGGCCCCCGGCCGTGAGGACCAGCAGCCCTACTCGAGGTGACTCCGCAGCATGAGGATGCACGGTCGATCCGGCCGCGCGGCCTGCGGACAACTGGCATGCGTCACACCCGGACCGCCGACATCCCCCCGTCAACCGCCCACACTTGACCCGTGATCCACTTGGCCTGGTCGCTCAGCAAGAACAACGCGGCGCCGGCCAGGTCTTCGGGTTGACCAATCTGCTTGAGTGGATGCCGGTCCCGACTGGCCTGAATCCGGGCCTCGTTGGTGAGCATTCGTGCGGTCAACGGTGTGTGGGTGAGGGATGGGGCCAGGGCGTTGACGCGAACCGAGGGCGCCCATTCGGCGGCAAGCGACCGGGTCAAACCCTCCACCGCGCCCTTGGCCATGGCGACCGAGGCATGGAAGGGCATCCCCTGTTGGACGGCGACGGTACTGAAGAGGACGACCCCGGCGTGCTGCCCGGCCTTGAGCGCGGTGCCCGCCGCCTGAAGGACTCGCACCGCACCAAGCGCGGAGATCTTGAAGTCCGCGAGGAAGTCGGACTCCTGGAGACTCCGGAATGGTTTGAGGTTGATGCTCCCGGGACAATAGGCCACGCCATCCAAGGTGGCCGGAATGCCGACCGTCGCCAGATCCGCCTCCAAGACATCGGCGCCGATTTCCATGAGGTCCGGGGACGACAATCCGGATGTCCGCCGGGAAAGACCGATCACCGCATGGCCCAGGGCCAAGGCGTTCTTCGCCATGGCAAGCCCAATCCCGCTCGAATGGCCGACAATCAGATAGGTCCGTTTCATTGAGCGTACTCTGGTGGAGGCGAACCGTTAGGTCTCATAGGAAAAAGGGGCCGCCCTCGCTGGGGCCGCCCTCGCTGGGGCCGCCTCTTCCTCTGCGCCGAAGCTGATTCAGCTCGGGAGCAGAACCGAGTCGATCACGTGAATGACCCCGTTCGAGGCCATCACGTCCGCCGCCAGAACCTCGGCGCCGTTGATCATCACCTTACCATCGCGCGTCGCGATCGCGACCGTCCCGCCCTGCACGGTAGTCGCCGAGGTCAACTTGACCACGTCGGCCGCAAGAACGGTCCCCGGAACGACATGGTAGGTCAAAATGGCGGTCAACTTCGCTTGGTCCTGGAGCAGGGCCTCGACCGTGCCCGCCGGCAATTTGGCAAACGCCGCGTCGGTCGGCGCGAAGACCGTGAACGGACCCTCGCCCTTCAAGGTCTCCACCAGACCGGCAGCGGCCACCGCGGCCACCAGGGTCTTGAACGAGCCGTTGGCGACGGCGATGTCGACGATGTCCTGATGGATCGTAGCTGTAGCAGTCATGGTGCCTTCTTTGGGTATGGATGAACCAACCATCGGTTTGCCTACTCGTCGGCCTCAGATGAGCCAAGGGGGGAAAATACAATTTCGTTCATCTGTTGTCAAGGTATATAGCTGGACAAAACATTGACTTGACGGAGTTGGCCCACTATGGTTCATAGGCCGCTACTGAATGGATAGTGTGCCCGCCACCGCCAAACACCCGATCCGGGTCGTCACCGCCCGCACCGGCCTCAGCCCCGACGTGCTTCGGGCCTGGGAACGCCGGTACCAGGTGGTGGAGCCGTCGCGAAGCGGCGGCCGGCAGCGGCTTTACAGTGATGCCGACGTCGAGCGGCTCAAGCTGCTCCATCGCGCCATCATCGCCGGGCGGAGCATCGGGACGGTGGCCGGCCTCTCCCCGCGCGAGCTCGAGAAGCTGGTGCGTTCCGACGATTCCGCCACGAGGGTCACTGCTCCGGCGCTGGCTGAGGCAACCACGCGGGCGATCGCCTCGCACCTCGCCACGGCCTTCGACGCGATTCAGGCGTTGGATGCCGCCCGTCTCGAGCGAATCCTCAAGACGGTCTCGCTCCACCTGAGCGTGCCGACCATGCTCGATCATTTCATCGCGCCGCTCCTATGGCGGATCGGCGACCGCTGGGCGGGTGGCGACCTCTCCCCGGC containing:
- a CDS encoding DoxX family protein yields the protein MEFLGIGSSVLIALGLLNVWVLRAGKPTAWRGQNAQTLREEFATYGLPPWSVTAVGIAKVTLAILLLAGIWWPTVSRPAALGTAVLMLGAVSMHLKVRDPIKKSLPALALLGLSCLVAFL
- a CDS encoding DUF2256 domain-containing protein, whose protein sequence is MPPRNRSFRGNKAALPSKPCVACGLPMSWRRKWAKNWAAVKYCSKACRHAKAPRG
- a CDS encoding cryptochrome/photolyase family protein; translated protein: MAELRVLIVVLGDQLDLEAAAFDGFDAGVDAVWMAEVADESTHVWSSKPRTAMFLAAMRHFALALQAAGRPLHYTRLDAAGNGGTLGAQLQADVERLRPARLVMTAPGDWRVLQAINAVAKSNRLPLEVREDRHFFSSVRDFAAHAKGRKSLRMEYFYREQRKRHDVLMQAGEPLGGQWNFDAENREAFGAAGPGKVPPRRSFKPDAVTREVIALVNTRFAPHPGRLDRFDWPVTRAQALKSLRAFITERLPLFGRYQDAMWPGDPWLYHSHLSAALNLKLLNPREVVAAAERAYHDGQAPLASVEGFIRQILGWREYVRGIYWTQMPEYRERNALGAAEDLPAWYWTGATDMACLGDALTQTLAYGYANHIQRLMVTGLYALMLGVQPKQVHAWYLAVYVDAVEWVELPNTLGMSQYADGGVMGSKPYIATGKYIQRMSPHCKACCYDPALRSGDRACPFTTLYWDFLMRHESTLARNPRMALQVKNVARLTDAEKQAVTARAAAIRRGEVGAPGREDQQPYSR
- a CDS encoding SDR family oxidoreductase, yielding MKRTYLIVGHSSGIGLAMAKNALALGHAVIGLSRRTSGLSSPDLMEIGADVLEADLATVGIPATLDGVAYCPGSINLKPFRSLQESDFLADFKISALGAVRVLQAAGTALKAGQHAGVVLFSTVAVQQGMPFHASVAMAKGAVEGLTRSLAAEWAPSVRVNALAPSLTHTPLTARMLTNEARIQASRDRHPLKQIGQPEDLAGAALFLLSDQAKWITGQVWAVDGGMSAVRV
- a CDS encoding fasciclin domain-containing protein encodes the protein MVGSSIPKEGTMTATATIHQDIVDIAVANGSFKTLVAAVAAAGLVETLKGEGPFTVFAPTDAAFAKLPAGTVEALLQDQAKLTAILTYHVVPGTVLAADVVKLTSATTVQGGTVAIATRDGKVMINGAEVLAADVMASNGVIHVIDSVLLPS
- a CDS encoding MerR family transcriptional regulator; this encodes MDSVPATAKHPIRVVTARTGLSPDVLRAWERRYQVVEPSRSGGRQRLYSDADVERLKLLHRAIIAGRSIGTVAGLSPRELEKLVRSDDSATRVTAPALAEATTRAIASHLATAFDAIQALDAARLERILKTVSLHLSVPTMLDHFIAPLLWRIGDRWAGGDLSPAQEHLASIEVRRLLAWLVERAAVEPDAPVIVVTTTTGQLVELGAMLAAASAATEGWKVVYLGTSLPANDIITAARTLGARAVAISLVLEVAGPETAKELDRLARGLPRGTSLIGGGRAAAAHALQLRRLGAQVFRDLVPFRTWLRSAR